From the genome of Phytohabitans rumicis, one region includes:
- a CDS encoding DUF402 domain-containing protein, whose protein sequence is MPSDVVRVVYRKYDGTAHRDYPARRLTEDDLGTWLGVGAGTRSVYHGRPSVEQIPFVVLVPHGAWWTGMFNPPPRTSEVYCDITSPAEWDGDVVRIIDLDLDVVRRRATGAVELRDEDEFAEHKVLFGYPDELVEQARAASEWLLRALADGTEPFASAYRKWLALVV, encoded by the coding sequence ATGCCGAGCGACGTGGTCCGGGTCGTCTACCGCAAGTACGACGGCACGGCGCACCGTGACTACCCGGCCCGCCGGCTGACCGAGGACGACCTCGGCACCTGGCTCGGCGTGGGCGCCGGCACCCGCTCGGTCTACCACGGCCGTCCGTCCGTCGAGCAGATCCCGTTCGTCGTGCTGGTGCCGCACGGCGCATGGTGGACCGGCATGTTCAATCCGCCGCCGCGTACCAGCGAGGTCTACTGCGACATCACCAGCCCGGCCGAGTGGGACGGTGACGTCGTACGCATCATCGACCTGGATCTCGACGTCGTACGGCGGCGCGCGACAGGTGCGGTGGAGTTGCGCGACGAGGACGAGTTCGCCGAGCACAAGGTGCTGTTCGGGTACCCGGACGAACTGGTCGAGCAAGCGCGGGCCGCGTCGGAGTGGCTCCTTCGCGCGCTGGCCGACGGCACCGAGCCGTTCGCGTCGGCGTACCGGAAATGGCTCGCTCTGGTGGTCTAG
- the pstS gene encoding phosphate ABC transporter substrate-binding protein PstS, protein MLSRRVLAGVALAALALAGCGSNDDDGGSTGSGTDSTAGASDYASLSGDLKGGGASFPNAFYTEAIAEFKGVASKLNVTYNSVGSGQGKKDFGANLTDFAGTDSTVKDTDGVAAGSFLYVPTVAAPITVSYNLSGVDKLQLSPDTLAKIFQTDIKKWNDAAIVADNPGVTLPDKAITVAHRADGSGTTNNFTKYLKAAAPDVWKLDSGDTVNWPASTQGAQKNTGVAQLIKQADGGIGYVDFSDAKESGLTFAAIKNKDGQYVAASLDGATAALEGATIKEDLTYDPLNAAGATTYPITAPTYILVRTSYTDAATKAAVKGFVKYILSEGQTLAPRWTTRRCRTRSRRRHSLSSTRSSDL, encoded by the coding sequence GTGCTCTCGCGGCGCGTCCTCGCCGGCGTCGCGCTTGCCGCGCTCGCACTGGCCGGCTGTGGTAGCAACGACGATGACGGTGGCAGCACCGGTTCGGGTACTGACAGCACCGCCGGTGCCAGCGATTACGCCAGCCTGTCCGGCGACCTGAAGGGCGGCGGCGCCAGCTTCCCGAACGCCTTCTACACGGAGGCGATCGCCGAGTTCAAGGGCGTGGCGTCGAAGCTGAACGTCACGTACAACTCGGTGGGCTCGGGCCAGGGCAAGAAGGACTTCGGCGCCAACCTGACCGACTTCGCGGGCACCGACAGCACGGTCAAGGACACCGACGGCGTGGCCGCGGGCTCCTTCCTGTACGTGCCGACCGTGGCCGCGCCCATCACCGTGTCGTACAACCTCAGCGGTGTGGACAAGCTGCAGCTCAGCCCGGACACGCTCGCGAAGATCTTCCAGACGGACATCAAGAAGTGGAACGACGCGGCGATCGTCGCCGACAACCCGGGCGTGACGCTGCCCGACAAGGCGATCACCGTGGCGCACCGCGCCGACGGCTCTGGCACCACGAACAACTTCACCAAGTACCTCAAGGCCGCGGCGCCGGACGTCTGGAAGCTGGACAGCGGTGACACCGTCAACTGGCCGGCCAGCACCCAGGGCGCCCAGAAGAACACCGGTGTGGCCCAGCTGATCAAGCAGGCCGACGGCGGCATCGGCTACGTCGACTTCAGCGACGCCAAGGAGAGCGGCCTCACGTTCGCCGCGATCAAGAACAAGGACGGCCAGTACGTCGCGGCGAGCCTCGACGGCGCCACGGCGGCCCTGGAGGGCGCCACGATCAAGGAAGACCTCACCTATGACCCGCTGAACGCGGCCGGTGCGACGACCTACCCGATCACCGCCCCGACGTACATCCTGGTCCGCACCAGCTACACCGACGCGGCCACGAAGGCAGCGGTCAAGGGCTTCGTCAAGTACATCCTCTCCGAGGGCCAGACCCTCGCCCCGAGGTGGACTACGCGCCGCTGCCGGACGCGCTCAAGACGAAGGCACTCGCTCAGCTCGACAAGATCCAGTGACCTATAG
- a CDS encoding AI-2E family transporter yields MTERADAPASGLQRVRANLRRAYESGRETVRTRREEAARRAENGNGGFQDEPPPEAVEETHSSTSSRDDADVPRSLRIGAAWAWRLIVLGVLVWALIRVIGVVRIVVIPLVIAMLLSALLAPAVRRLLRLGLPRSLATAVVLIGGIAAVAGTLTLVITEFIDGLPQLTDSATAGVRQIQEWLQTGPLHLSESQLDSYIDTGEQWLEDNTESLTSGAVSTATTLFEVLTGMFLVLFSTFFFLRDGDKIWRFLVRLLPLRARWQVDDAGRAGWLTLVAYVRATVLVAFIDAVGIGVAVWILGIPFPLPLAALVFLGAFIPIVGATLSGAVAVLIALVDSGWVSALILLGAVIAVQQLEGHVLQPLIMGRAVAIHPLAVIVAIAAGVVLAGIVGALVAVPLVAVLNTAIRRLTHPRRPELPPDAVVVASTPS; encoded by the coding sequence GTGACCGAGCGAGCTGACGCGCCGGCGTCAGGTCTGCAGCGTGTCCGGGCCAACTTGCGACGGGCGTACGAGTCGGGTCGGGAGACCGTTCGCACCCGCCGGGAGGAGGCCGCGCGGCGCGCCGAAAACGGCAACGGCGGCTTCCAGGACGAGCCGCCGCCGGAAGCCGTCGAGGAGACGCACTCCAGCACCTCCAGCCGGGACGACGCCGACGTGCCCCGCAGCCTGCGCATCGGGGCCGCCTGGGCCTGGCGCCTGATCGTCCTCGGGGTGCTCGTCTGGGCGCTCATCCGGGTCATCGGCGTGGTCCGCATCGTGGTGATCCCGCTGGTCATCGCGATGCTGCTCTCCGCCCTGCTGGCCCCGGCCGTACGGCGGCTGCTGCGCCTGGGCCTCCCGCGCTCGCTCGCCACGGCCGTCGTCCTGATCGGCGGGATCGCCGCGGTCGCCGGCACCCTGACCCTGGTGATCACCGAGTTCATCGACGGGCTGCCGCAGCTCACCGACAGCGCCACCGCCGGCGTACGGCAGATCCAGGAGTGGCTCCAGACCGGCCCGCTGCACCTGTCCGAGAGCCAGCTGGACAGCTACATCGACACCGGCGAGCAGTGGCTCGAAGACAACACCGAGTCGCTGACCAGCGGCGCCGTCTCCACGGCGACCACGCTCTTCGAAGTGCTCACCGGCATGTTCCTGGTCCTCTTCTCGACGTTCTTCTTCCTGCGCGACGGCGACAAGATCTGGCGCTTCCTGGTCCGGCTGCTCCCGCTGCGGGCCCGCTGGCAGGTCGACGACGCGGGCCGGGCCGGCTGGCTGACCCTGGTGGCGTACGTGCGGGCCACCGTGCTGGTGGCGTTCATCGACGCGGTCGGCATCGGCGTCGCCGTGTGGATCCTGGGCATCCCGTTCCCGCTGCCGCTGGCCGCGCTCGTGTTCCTCGGCGCGTTCATCCCGATCGTCGGCGCCACGCTCTCCGGCGCGGTGGCGGTGCTCATCGCGCTGGTCGACAGCGGCTGGGTCAGCGCGCTGATCCTGCTCGGCGCGGTGATCGCGGTGCAGCAGCTCGAAGGCCACGTGCTCCAGCCGCTGATCATGGGCCGGGCGGTGGCCATCCACCCGCTCGCGGTGATCGTGGCGATCGCGGCCGGCGTGGTGCTCGCCGGGATCGTCGGCGCGCTGGTCGCGGTGCCGCTGGTCGCCGTGCTCAACACCGCGATCCGCCGGCTGACCCACCCGCGCCGGCCGGAGCTGCCGCCCGATGCGGTAGTCGTCGCGTCAACTCCCTCGTAG
- a CDS encoding PPK2 family polyphosphate kinase — translation MTSVRALLRVGPAVDLSGIDPRSTPGLPGRKVTGDDVKGWAREQLTPLGAELARHQEMLYAAAKASGDKRRLLLVLQAMDCGGKDGTIKKVAGAMNPLGLHIVAFGPPTEEERRHDFLWRIRRALPAAGRVGAFNRSHYEDVLVARVDSLVTERTWKSRYWQINGFEQELVNNGYALVKVMLQISYEEQRARLLERLTDPTKHWKYNPADVDARARWADYQAAYQDALSRCGTDHAPGTSCRATASGTATGRWRTSCWRHFGTCTCRTRSRILISRRSAGGWRRTASRRWSGHE, via the coding sequence ATGACCTCTGTACGCGCTCTCCTGCGGGTCGGACCGGCGGTGGACCTGTCGGGCATCGACCCGCGATCCACGCCCGGCCTTCCCGGTCGCAAGGTGACCGGCGACGATGTGAAGGGCTGGGCCCGCGAGCAGCTCACGCCGTTGGGCGCGGAGCTCGCCCGGCATCAGGAGATGCTGTACGCGGCGGCGAAGGCGTCCGGCGACAAGAGGCGGCTCCTGCTGGTGCTGCAGGCGATGGACTGCGGTGGCAAGGACGGCACGATCAAGAAGGTCGCCGGTGCGATGAACCCGCTCGGCCTGCACATCGTCGCCTTCGGCCCGCCCACCGAGGAGGAGCGCCGGCACGACTTCCTGTGGCGGATCCGGCGCGCCCTGCCCGCCGCCGGTCGGGTCGGCGCGTTCAACCGGTCACACTACGAGGACGTTCTGGTCGCGCGGGTCGATTCGCTGGTGACCGAGCGGACCTGGAAGTCGCGGTACTGGCAGATCAACGGCTTCGAGCAGGAGCTGGTCAACAACGGCTACGCGCTGGTCAAGGTGATGCTGCAAATCTCGTACGAGGAGCAGCGCGCACGGCTGCTGGAGCGGCTGACCGACCCGACCAAGCACTGGAAGTACAACCCGGCGGACGTGGACGCACGGGCGCGCTGGGCGGATTACCAGGCCGCCTACCAGGACGCGCTGAGCCGGTGTGGCACCGACCACGCCCCTGGTACGTCGTGCCGGGCGACCGCAAGTGGTACCGCGACTGGGCGGTGGCGAACCTCGTGCTGGAGACATTTCGGGACATGCACCTGTCGTACCCGAAGCCGGATTTTGATCTCGAGGAGGAGCGCCGGCGGCTGGCGGCGGACCGCGAGTCGCCGCTGGTCCGGGCATGAATAG
- the pstA gene encoding phosphate ABC transporter permease PstA translates to MSQPVIDLTRGALSARRRITNQLALGAIGLALVIAVIPLGLVVYSVIAKGSGVMSGEFLTADISLSQRRAGGGMGPAIVGTLLITGMAALMAIPLGVLGAIYLNEYGKQKPLARLIRMLADIMTGVPSIVMGLFIYTIWVLTFEARTGFAGALALACLMLPVVIRSTEEMLKLVPDELRQASLALGARKWRTTVTVVLPAAVSGITSGALLAIARAAGETAPIVFVVGAVNNPNWNLFDGESTALPAQIFSNASLPFQVSQDRAWGAALTLIAIVLIFTIVARIIANRFAIKER, encoded by the coding sequence ATGAGCCAGCCCGTCATCGACCTGACCCGCGGCGCGCTCTCGGCCCGCCGCCGGATCACCAACCAGCTGGCTCTCGGCGCGATTGGGCTCGCCCTCGTGATCGCCGTCATCCCGCTCGGCCTCGTCGTCTACTCGGTCATCGCCAAAGGAAGCGGCGTGATGAGCGGGGAGTTCCTCACCGCGGACATCTCCCTCTCGCAGCGCCGAGCCGGCGGCGGCATGGGCCCGGCGATCGTCGGCACGCTGCTCATCACCGGCATGGCCGCCCTGATGGCGATCCCGCTCGGCGTGCTCGGCGCGATCTACCTGAACGAGTACGGCAAGCAGAAGCCGCTGGCCCGGCTCATCCGGATGCTGGCCGACATCATGACCGGCGTGCCCTCGATCGTGATGGGCCTGTTCATCTACACGATCTGGGTGCTCACCTTCGAGGCGCGGACCGGCTTCGCCGGCGCGCTGGCGCTGGCCTGCCTCATGCTCCCGGTGGTCATTCGCAGCACCGAGGAGATGCTCAAGCTGGTGCCCGACGAGCTGCGCCAAGCCAGCCTCGCGCTCGGCGCGCGCAAGTGGCGCACCACCGTGACCGTCGTGCTGCCGGCGGCGGTCTCCGGCATCACCAGCGGCGCCCTGCTCGCGATCGCCCGGGCCGCGGGCGAGACGGCACCCATCGTCTTCGTCGTCGGCGCGGTCAACAACCCCAACTGGAACCTCTTCGACGGGGAGAGCACCGCCCTGCCGGCCCAGATCTTCAGCAACGCCAGCCTGCCGTTCCAGGTGTCCCAGGACCGTGCCTGGGGTGCCGCGCTGACCCTGATCGCGATCGTCCTGATCTTCACGATCGTCGCCCGCATCATCGCCAACCGCTTCGCGATTAAGGAGCGCTGA
- the pstB gene encoding phosphate ABC transporter ATP-binding protein PstB, which translates to MTNTPAVNITKPVTGWGAVDTPHVAGVPVMDLQDVSVFYSSYEAVRGTSMPIRQNQITAMIGPSGCGKSTILRSLNRMNDLIPGARVAGKVTYHGQDLYAKGVDPIQVRRRIGMVFQKPNPFPKSIFDNVAYGLRINGIKGNLSDQVEEALTGAALWDEVKDKLKMSGLSLSGGQQQRLCIARTIAVRPDVILMDEPCSALDPIATGKIEDLMHELAKTYTIVIVTHNMQQAARVSHYTAFFTAEVDEKQVRHGRLVEFSETGKLFTNPTDKRTEDYITGRFG; encoded by the coding sequence ATGACCAACACGCCCGCCGTCAACATCACCAAACCCGTCACGGGGTGGGGCGCCGTTGACACCCCACACGTAGCCGGCGTTCCGGTGATGGACCTGCAGGACGTCAGCGTCTTCTACAGCAGCTACGAGGCCGTACGCGGAACGTCGATGCCGATCCGGCAAAACCAGATCACCGCGATGATCGGCCCGTCCGGCTGCGGCAAGTCGACCATCCTCCGCTCGCTGAACCGGATGAACGACCTCATCCCGGGCGCCCGGGTGGCCGGCAAGGTGACCTACCACGGCCAGGACCTGTACGCCAAGGGCGTCGACCCCATCCAGGTGCGGCGCCGGATCGGCATGGTCTTCCAGAAGCCCAACCCGTTCCCGAAGTCCATCTTCGACAACGTGGCGTACGGCCTGCGCATCAACGGCATCAAGGGCAACCTCAGCGACCAAGTCGAAGAGGCGCTCACCGGTGCGGCCCTGTGGGACGAGGTGAAGGACAAGCTCAAGATGAGCGGCCTGTCCCTGTCCGGCGGCCAGCAGCAGCGGCTGTGCATCGCCCGCACCATCGCCGTACGGCCCGACGTGATCCTCATGGACGAGCCCTGCTCCGCCCTCGACCCGATCGCCACCGGCAAGATCGAAGACCTGATGCACGAACTGGCGAAGACGTACACGATCGTCATCGTCACGCACAACATGCAGCAGGCCGCGCGGGTGAGCCACTACACCGCGTTCTTCACCGCCGAGGTCGACGAGAAGCAGGTCCGCCACGGGCGGCTGGTCGAGTTCAGCGAGACCGGCAAGCTCTTCACCAACCCGACCGACAAGCGCACCGAGGACTACATCACGGGCCGCTTCGGCTGA
- a CDS encoding inorganic phosphate transporter yields MSAELAAVIAVILIAMAFDYTNGFHDAANAIATSVSTRALTPRVALAMAAVGNFIGAHFGADVAKTVGSGLVELPTGQASLGVVFAGVLGAIVWNLITWYFGLPSSSSHALIGGLVGATLTASGTVLWGGITKSVILPMIVSPLVGFALGYLMMLAVMWIFRKGQPSKLNRGFRRAQTVSAAAMSVGHGMQDAAKTIGIVVLALYVGGYQDSADTIPEWAFWTSATVLALGTYAGGWRIIRTLGRKIIDLGPAEGFSAETVASSVLYFNALVLGAPISTTHTITSAIMGVGATKRLSAVRWGVAGNIVGAWILTFPAAGLIASLAYLVVRPLF; encoded by the coding sequence TTGAGCGCCGAACTCGCCGCCGTCATCGCGGTGATCCTCATTGCGATGGCGTTTGACTACACCAACGGGTTCCACGACGCGGCCAACGCCATCGCGACGAGCGTCTCCACGCGCGCACTCACCCCCCGGGTGGCGCTGGCCATGGCCGCGGTCGGCAACTTCATCGGAGCCCACTTCGGCGCGGATGTGGCCAAGACGGTCGGCAGCGGCCTGGTCGAGCTGCCGACGGGTCAGGCCAGCCTCGGCGTGGTGTTCGCCGGCGTGCTCGGTGCCATCGTCTGGAACCTCATCACCTGGTACTTCGGCCTGCCGTCCTCCTCCTCGCACGCCCTCATCGGCGGCCTGGTGGGCGCGACGCTCACCGCCTCCGGCACTGTGCTGTGGGGCGGCATCACCAAGAGCGTGATCCTGCCGATGATCGTGTCGCCGCTGGTCGGCTTCGCCCTCGGCTACCTGATGATGCTCGCGGTGATGTGGATCTTCCGGAAGGGTCAGCCCAGCAAGCTCAACCGCGGCTTTCGCCGGGCGCAGACCGTGTCCGCGGCCGCGATGTCCGTCGGGCACGGCATGCAGGACGCGGCGAAGACCATCGGCATCGTCGTCCTGGCGCTGTACGTGGGTGGTTACCAGGACAGCGCCGACACGATCCCGGAGTGGGCGTTCTGGACGTCCGCCACGGTGTTGGCGCTCGGCACGTACGCCGGCGGCTGGCGGATCATCCGCACCCTCGGTCGCAAGATCATCGACCTTGGCCCGGCGGAGGGGTTCTCCGCCGAGACGGTGGCCAGTTCCGTCCTCTACTTCAACGCCCTCGTGCTGGGCGCGCCCATCTCGACCACCCACACGATCACGTCGGCGATCATGGGCGTAGGCGCCACCAAAAGGCTGTCCGCCGTCCGCTGGGGCGTCGCCGGCAACATCGTCGGCGCCTGGATCCTGACCTTCCCCGCGGCCGGCCTGATCGCCAGCCTGGCCTACCTGGTGGTCCGCCCGCTCTTCTGA
- a CDS encoding pentapeptide repeat-containing protein, translated as MAGRATKRTGVPAAPDLSAALSVATVEDHDVEDEASFWQLEFPDLDLSGRTAASVEFEQCRFRGTDLSGTTLDRTAFTDCAFENGSLANLTAEKSSMRRAELAVLRMTGLNWLDGVLRDVTVSQCRADLASFRFSKFQDVVFTGCNLMRADFERVEMAGVHFVECDLSGAQFSGARMSDTRFADCVLDGIGGVTSLAGATVATHDLAPLTYLLADALGVRIEEPASAERGIG; from the coding sequence ATGGCTGGTCGAGCGACGAAGCGCACGGGCGTACCCGCTGCGCCGGACCTGTCGGCGGCGTTGAGCGTCGCCACGGTCGAAGACCACGACGTGGAGGACGAGGCGTCGTTCTGGCAGTTGGAGTTTCCCGACCTCGACCTGTCCGGCCGTACGGCGGCCTCCGTGGAGTTCGAGCAGTGCCGGTTCCGGGGCACCGACCTCAGCGGTACGACGCTGGACCGGACGGCGTTCACCGACTGCGCGTTCGAGAACGGCAGCCTCGCCAACCTGACCGCGGAAAAGTCCTCCATGCGGCGGGCCGAGCTGGCCGTGCTCCGGATGACCGGCCTGAACTGGCTCGACGGCGTGCTGCGTGACGTCACCGTTTCGCAGTGCCGGGCCGATCTGGCGTCGTTCCGGTTCAGCAAGTTTCAGGACGTGGTTTTCACCGGGTGCAACCTGATGCGGGCCGACTTCGAGCGCGTCGAGATGGCGGGTGTCCACTTTGTCGAGTGTGACCTGTCCGGGGCGCAGTTCTCCGGCGCGCGGATGTCGGACACCCGGTTCGCCGACTGCGTACTGGACGGGATCGGCGGCGTGACCAGTCTGGCGGGCGCGACCGTTGCCACGCACGACCTGGCGCCCCTGACGTACCTCCTCGCCGATGCGCTGGGCGTCCGGATAGAGGAGCCCGCTTCGGCCGAAAGGGGCATCGGTTAG
- a CDS encoding PstC family ABC transporter permease, which translates to MGLTIAAGLVVLAVLALILITTTREAWPAFSEMGLSFITSKTWDPPAEVFGALAFIFGTALVSLIALIFAVPVSLGIALFLTELAPRRLRAPAVTVIDLLAAIPSVVFGLWGVLVVAPNLVPVYRGSTTCSVGFRSSAASSPSRSAAAAAS; encoded by the coding sequence ATGGGGTTGACCATCGCGGCGGGCCTGGTCGTGCTCGCCGTCCTCGCGCTCATCCTGATCACCACCACCCGGGAGGCGTGGCCGGCGTTCAGCGAGATGGGGCTCAGCTTCATCACCAGCAAGACTTGGGACCCACCCGCCGAGGTGTTCGGTGCGCTGGCGTTCATCTTCGGCACTGCCCTCGTGTCGCTGATCGCCCTGATCTTCGCGGTGCCGGTGTCGCTCGGCATCGCGCTCTTCCTCACCGAGCTGGCCCCGCGCCGGCTCCGCGCGCCGGCGGTCACCGTGATCGACCTGCTCGCCGCGATCCCGTCGGTGGTCTTCGGCCTCTGGGGCGTGCTCGTGGTGGCGCCCAACCTCGTCCCGGTCTACCGGGGATCAACGACGTGCTCGGTGGGATTCCGGTCATCGGCAGCGTCTTCGCCGAGCCGGTCGGCAGCGGCCGCAGCTTCATGA
- the sigJ gene encoding RNA polymerase sigma factor SigJ, whose product MRDLSTEFETERDHLMSVAYRMLGSRAEAEDAVQETWLRYADALADPAARTNVRDLRAWLTTTIGRICLDVLKSARVRREAYPGQWLPEPIVNRLPDGGQDPADLAARADEVSMALLVVLERLTPEQRVAFVLHDVFAVPFDDIASALGTTPASARQLASRARRAIADGPPRHTADLPEQRRLLAAFFTAVQSGDVDELLNLLAPDAVMIGDGGGVFPAAGRPLAGSVEVARFVLGLFNRTGKDLRSLVAAPVLVNGGMGIQVDAVYKDGRPIRTVMAFAMADGRITGLFNQLNPDKVAATPPLSPADAAWPPTL is encoded by the coding sequence GTGCGGGATCTGAGCACCGAGTTCGAGACGGAACGAGACCATCTGATGTCGGTGGCCTACCGGATGCTCGGCAGCCGCGCCGAGGCCGAGGACGCCGTGCAGGAGACCTGGCTGCGGTACGCGGACGCGCTCGCCGACCCGGCTGCCCGCACCAACGTGCGGGACCTGCGCGCCTGGCTCACCACCACGATCGGCCGGATCTGCCTCGACGTGCTGAAGTCCGCGCGGGTCCGCCGCGAGGCGTACCCCGGCCAGTGGCTCCCGGAGCCGATCGTGAACCGCCTGCCCGACGGCGGCCAGGATCCCGCGGACCTCGCGGCCCGCGCCGACGAGGTGAGCATGGCGCTGCTCGTGGTGCTCGAACGCCTCACGCCCGAACAGCGGGTCGCCTTCGTGCTGCACGACGTGTTCGCGGTGCCGTTCGACGACATCGCGTCCGCGCTCGGCACCACACCGGCGAGCGCCCGGCAGCTCGCGTCGCGGGCACGGCGGGCGATCGCCGACGGTCCGCCCCGGCACACCGCCGACCTGCCCGAGCAGCGCCGGCTGTTGGCCGCGTTCTTCACCGCGGTCCAGTCCGGCGACGTCGACGAACTGCTGAACCTGCTGGCTCCTGACGCGGTCATGATCGGAGATGGCGGCGGCGTCTTCCCGGCCGCCGGACGCCCGCTGGCCGGGTCCGTCGAGGTGGCGCGCTTCGTGCTCGGGCTCTTCAACCGGACGGGGAAGGACCTGCGGTCGCTGGTGGCCGCGCCCGTGCTGGTCAACGGTGGGATGGGCATACAGGTCGACGCCGTCTACAAGGACGGCCGGCCAATACGCACGGTCATGGCCTTCGCCATGGCGGACGGGCGGATCACCGGCCTGTTCAACCAGCTCAACCCGGACAAGGTGGCGGCGACACCGCCGCTGTCTCCCGCCGACGCCGCGTGGCCACCAACGCTCTAG
- a CDS encoding NUDIX hydrolase, with protein MTEYEGWRLPDALVERARLWRAGEGGPAPVPRVSATVVLLRPAEGGGFEAYVLRRAASMAFASGMYAFPGGGVDPVDGDPDLRWVGPSAGDWMHRLDRPPGEAQAVVCAAAREVFEEAGVLLAGSGTGALVADVTGDDWESDRQRLVRHELPFAEMLTRRGLVLRGDLLGAWARWVTPEFETRRFDTYFFVAALPEGQRTRDVSGEADHTMWVRPGEAVARYEAGKIAMLPPTVVMLGELAVYQDVAGVLAAAAARDAATPVTPRAEVAPDGTVRLHVP; from the coding sequence ATGACGGAGTACGAGGGGTGGCGGCTGCCGGATGCGCTCGTAGAACGGGCGCGTCTTTGGCGAGCCGGCGAAGGCGGTCCGGCGCCGGTGCCGCGGGTGTCGGCTACCGTCGTGCTGCTGCGGCCCGCCGAAGGTGGCGGCTTCGAGGCGTACGTCTTGCGGCGTGCCGCGTCGATGGCGTTCGCATCCGGCATGTACGCGTTTCCGGGTGGCGGTGTCGACCCGGTCGACGGTGACCCGGACCTGCGGTGGGTGGGGCCGTCGGCAGGGGACTGGATGCACCGGCTGGACCGCCCGCCGGGCGAGGCCCAGGCGGTGGTGTGTGCGGCGGCGCGGGAGGTGTTCGAGGAGGCCGGCGTGTTGCTCGCCGGGTCGGGCACCGGCGCGCTGGTGGCCGACGTGACCGGCGACGACTGGGAGTCCGACCGGCAGCGGCTGGTACGTCATGAGCTGCCGTTCGCCGAGATGCTGACCCGGCGTGGCCTCGTGTTGCGCGGCGACCTGCTCGGGGCGTGGGCGCGCTGGGTCACGCCGGAGTTCGAGACGCGCCGCTTCGACACGTACTTCTTCGTGGCCGCCCTACCGGAGGGGCAGCGGACCCGGGACGTGTCCGGGGAGGCCGACCACACGATGTGGGTGCGTCCCGGAGAGGCCGTCGCGCGCTACGAGGCGGGCAAGATAGCGATGCTGCCGCCGACCGTCGTGATGCTGGGCGAGCTGGCCGTGTACCAGGATGTGGCTGGCGTCCTGGCCGCGGCGGCCGCGCGGGACGCCGCCACCCCCGTTACCCCACGGGCCGAGGTCGCGCCCGACGGCACGGTCCGCCTGCACGTCCCCTGA
- a CDS encoding DUF47 domain-containing protein, translating to MKFSFRPTEGAFYELFTKAAYNLVRGTELLNELALPGVDVQSVSERLTEVEHDSDQLTHELYKKINSTFITPFDREDIYRLGSQLDDVMDHLEAVGSLLYLYGLTKLPALPREMHELVAVLDQQAKLTADAMPRLRTMKALEDYWIECNRLENDGDRAYRMLLVRLFSGEYDALTVLKMKEVADELEAACDAFEHVANTVETIAVKES from the coding sequence GTGAAGTTTTCCTTCCGTCCCACCGAAGGGGCGTTCTACGAGCTCTTCACCAAGGCCGCATACAACCTGGTGCGCGGTACTGAGCTGCTCAACGAGCTGGCCCTGCCCGGGGTGGACGTGCAGTCCGTCAGCGAGCGGCTCACCGAGGTGGAGCACGACAGCGACCAGCTCACCCACGAGCTGTACAAGAAGATCAACTCAACCTTCATCACGCCGTTCGACCGGGAGGACATCTACCGGCTCGGCTCGCAGCTCGACGACGTGATGGACCACCTGGAGGCGGTCGGCAGCCTGCTCTACCTGTACGGCCTCACCAAGCTCCCGGCCCTGCCCCGGGAGATGCACGAGCTGGTCGCCGTGCTGGACCAGCAGGCCAAGCTGACCGCGGACGCCATGCCCCGGCTGCGGACCATGAAGGCGCTCGAGGACTACTGGATCGAGTGCAACCGGCTGGAGAACGACGGCGACCGGGCGTACCGGATGCTGCTGGTGCGGCTCTTCTCCGGCGAGTACGACGCGCTGACCGTGCTGAAGATGAAGGAGGTCGCCGACGAGTTGGAGGCGGCCTGCGACGCGTTCGAGCACGTGGCGAACACGGTCGAGACAATCGCGGTCAAGGAGTCATAA
- a CDS encoding GroES family chaperonin yields MTANADLDHGLPIRLLHDRVLVRLEGNEGERRSSVGIVIPATASMGRRLSWATAVGVGPHVRSIVAGDRVLFDPDDRSEVELHGREYVLLRERDVHAVAAQRVEPDSTGLYL; encoded by the coding sequence GTGACCGCCAATGCCGACCTCGACCACGGGCTGCCGATCCGGCTGCTGCACGACCGCGTTCTCGTACGCCTCGAGGGCAACGAGGGAGAGCGCCGATCCAGCGTCGGCATCGTGATCCCCGCCACCGCCTCGATGGGGCGCCGGCTGTCCTGGGCCACGGCGGTCGGCGTGGGCCCCCACGTACGGTCGATCGTGGCCGGCGACCGGGTGCTCTTCGACCCCGACGACCGCTCCGAGGTCGAACTGCACGGGCGGGAGTACGTCCTGCTGCGTGAGCGGGACGTGCACGCGGTGGCCGCCCAGCGGGTCGAGCCGGACTCCACCGGGCTCTATCTGTAG